In a genomic window of Vanessa tameamea isolate UH-Manoa-2023 chromosome 31, ilVanTame1 primary haplotype, whole genome shotgun sequence:
- the LOC135194514 gene encoding uncharacterized protein LOC135194514 — protein MKKTIRNYWITKCILKYIVFNVIALSSASSNRPLKFTSDQSLPLSNNYDTVISEHENEPTYKTSVAFNYKNRKDTDIDNDKRFAYNTDNFDDDTNILAKNETNIVNNDQAESETVFNEHIDKTNEQEITNSNVTTIYLAGYDDEIIKLKLDIEEKGEGTELLICFYLCKDLHYNDLGCVYTDIKNLQDVSWKYSHIFCVDSQFLKPTWCLDDVYATYNFPKRKETTDGNDRPLQNIEYTVNGMCKNKIIKPKKSNINYINNIFPLKHSKYFPNTIRPIENDLQDTDINIDINQKLKELGITRKNVNTRYLNPNYYNTQDYIDPNSGIVENPLRKENKRTNSSIYPTTFKNMISYNHINDKVDDGNDLNYAAIIHSTEPDIIPNINNDENNDNELENFRKTETTDVLEDSIPSFPETVNGTYTNEANVLQCGNYSLLTNKIATNANDSNYADYGRSDSKVFDENLTNFTACETDKLGPLSIEIIVEDNPLYRNFLPDIDSFIANSLQSQYPCKAEPKSTVTVQPQTPSTTYSYLPFESNQELEIIPLSNNTAQPYLDTYSLSSTPHYHKSTPQLDSNVLRELEEIKLKSIPIPESLNLRKPFHYPIFKSTIKTPPVLIPQSDTEENESNITLKLQNEIQEHLVPSLSDANSKLTPPYALFDKIYNVDKLNDIIIPIRGTVIVKYEPNDLIKTNIKTNNPDIELKVWTSKLRLLKARIVLDEVELMTFNFVPIVKNISNYKPEMILDTVKRQYHLGSPRHETELAGVSQRCR, from the exons atgaaaaaaacaataaggAACTACTGGATTACAAAAT GTATTCTGAAATATATCGTCTTCAATGTAATTGCCTTAAGTTCAGCTTCATCGAATCGTCCACTTAAGTTTACG TCAGATCAGAGTCTCCCGTTGTCTAATAATTATGATACAGTTATATCTGAACATGAAAACGAACCTACTTATAAAACATCCGTtgctttcaattataaaaatagaaaagacACAGATATTGATAATGACAAGCGTTTTGCGTACAATACTGACAACTTTGATGATGATACAAATATATTGGCAAAAAACGAAACGAATATCGTTAATAACGATCAAGCTGAAAGCGAAACGGTATTCAATGAACACATAGACAAGACCAATGAGCAGGAAATAACGAATAGTAACGTAACTACGATCTACTTAGCTGGATACGATGAcgagattattaaattaaaactagacATCGAAGAAAAAGGCGAAGGTACTGAACTTCTTATATGTTTTTACCTATGCAAAGACTTACACTACAATGATTTAGGTTGCGTCTACACTGATATTAAAAATCTACAGGATGTTTCATGGAAATACTCACATATATTTTGCGTAGATAGTCAATTTTTAAAACCTACATGGTGTTTGGATGACGTGTATGCTACATACAATTTTCCTAAGCGCAAAGAAACTACAGATGGTAACGATCGTCCActacaaaatattgaatatacagTCAATGGAATGtgcaagaataaaattataaaaccaaaaaagagtaatataaactatatcaataatatatttccacttaaacatagtaaatattttccaaacaCTATTCGCCCAATTGAAAATGACTTACAAGATACTGAcataaatattgacattaatcaaaaattaaaagaactaGGTATCACCAGAAAAAATGTCAACACGAGATATCTAAATCCTAACTATTATAACACGCAAGATTATATTGATCCCAATAGTGGTATAGTAGAAAATCctttaagaaaagaaaataaacgaaCCAATTCATCTATTTATcctacaacatttaaaaatatgatcagTTATAACCATATAAATGATAAAGTTGATGACGGCAATGACCTTAACTACGCTGCTATAATACATAGTACGGAACCTGATATAATACCAAATATTAACAACgatgaaaataatgataacgAGCTTGAAAACTTTAGAAAAACTGAAACAACTGACGTCTTAGAAGATTCAATACCAAGTTTCCCTGAAACAGTTAACGGTACATATACTAACGAAGCTAATGTTTTACAATGTGGAAATTATTCGttattaacgaataaaatagCTACTAATGCAAACGATTCAAATTATGCAGACTATGGACGGTCTGACAGCAAAGTTTTTGATGAAAACTTAACGAATTTCACAGCGTGTGAAACTGATAAACTTGGACCTCTAAGTATAGAAATTATAGTGGAAGATAATCCTTTATATCGTAATTTTTTACCGGATATAG ATTcatttattgcaaatagtttACAATCTCAATACCCATGTAAAGCTGAGCCCAAATCTACGGTAACAGTTCAACCACAAACTCCATCGACAACATATTCGTATTTGCCATTTGAATCAAACCAAGAACTTGAAATTATACCACTAAGCAACAATACAGCTCAACCTTATCTTGATACTTACAGTCTAAGTTCTACACCTCATTATCACAAATCCACTCCACAATTAGACTCAAATGTGTTGCGAGAATtagaagaaattaaattaaaatctattcccATACccgaaagtttaaatttaagaaaacccTTTCATTAcccaatatttaaatcaacaatCAAAACACCACCTGTTCTAATACCACAATCAGACACGGAAGAAAATGAATCAAATATAACTCTTAAACTTCAAAATGAAATACAAGAACATTTAGTACCAAGTCTCTCAGATGCTA ATTCAAAATTAACACCACCGTATGctctatttgataaaatatacaatgtagATAAGCTAAACGATATTATAATACCGATTCGTGGAACAGTTATAGTGAAATACGAaccaaatgatttaattaaaaccaatataaaaactaataatccTGATATAGAACTAAAAGTGTGGACGTCTAAACTGAGACTATTGAAAGCGAGAATTGTTTTAGACGAGGTTGAATTGATGACGTTTAATTTTGTTCCAATCGTTAAGAATATTTCAAACTACAAACCAGAAATGATTCTAGACACGGTTAAGAG GCAGTACCATCTCGGCTCGCCACGCCACGAGACGGAACTGGCGGGAGTGTCACAACGGTGTCGATAA
- the LOC113393719 gene encoding uncharacterized protein LOC113393719 yields MARSAALGIIGLLSSVLAAPAPQVCSMLSNLQPPSLLPNPNANSNLYIPIIQPNPNDDGAIKVIIQKDNVPERLQAAGFRTYPVPGGSFYIRPNPDITIQPRPIVIRPPHLKPIQPCPVEVQPPPLAPITPPPMTIRPPRLRPINVPPICVRPKPLGLITPPAIMVKPPCQQPIQPPAILIRQPELPLITPSQIVVRPPSPANVQPPTICFKTSALTKGNDCPYPQPVYPSNSCSCSNYNVPTVPSDGRMATVTVIWLTGLLLGSVFSQPLPNPQYICLDSYNNPDPCQIPIPPCQPPPCPPPPCPPPPCPDPCQNPCPCPNPNPPCINVPPPCPEPIPPCPNPIPPCENPAPYNDNPCNCESDQLISGFDQFQNVIQLRPCNPNEPAVNYIYGQAPQGSVLIKPGLIRFPPPKPIIVKPGTVKPPALPIIWVKPAAIRPPALAPIRVQPPPVQPPTPPSIMVRPQPVWPPNPEPIIVRPPPVNPPTIPRIKVTPSRIQPPPPDMLIVQPQKIIVTQPPTICFKPSPPCFRTCGCASVSIFKPYANPMPPCPPPSPCGCPGT; encoded by the exons GTCTCCTGTCATCAGTGTTGGCTGCACCAGCACCACAAGTATGCTCGATGCTCTCAAACTTGCAGCCTCCCTCATTGCTACCGAACCCGAATGCTAATTCAAATCTCTATATCCCGATAATTCAGCCca ATCCCAACGACGATGGAGCCATCAAAGTTATTATTCAAAAAGATAACGTGCCAGAAAGACTGCAAGCTGCTGGTTTCCGGACCTACCCAGTACCAGGCGGAAGTTTTTACATTCGTCCGAACCCTGATATTACCATTCAACCTCGTCCAATTGTTATCAGACCTCCTCATTTGAAACCAATCCAACCATGTCCAGTAGAGGTCCAGCCACCTCCCCTCGCACCAATAACGCCGCCCCCGATGACAATCCGACCACCGCGGTTACGGCCAATAAATGTACCACCAATATGCGTGAGGCCCAAGCCTTTGGGACTAATCACGCCGCCGGCTATCATGGTCAAACCGCCTTGTCAACAGCCAATACAACCACCAGCTATATTGATACGTCAGCCGGAGCTACCGTTGATAACTCCGTCACAAATAGTGGTGAGACCACCATCGCCAGCAAATGTTCAACCACCGACGATTTGTTTCAAGACATCAGCCTTGACGAAGGGTAATGACTGTCCATACCCTCAACCCGTATATCCTTCGAATAGCTGTTCGTGTTCCAATTA CAACGTTCCGACGGTACCGTCAGACGGCAGAATGGCAACGGTGACTGTTATTTGGTTGACGG gTCTTCTCCTGGGTTCAGTTTTCAGTCAACCGCTTCCTAACCCCCAATACATATGCCTCGACTCGTATAATAATCCAGATCCATGTCAAATACCGATTCCACCGTGCCAGCCTCCACCGTGCCCGCCTCCGCCATGTCCACCACCACCTTGCCCTGATCCTTGCCAGAACCCTTGTCCTTGTCCTAATCCTAACCCACCTTGCATCAACGTTCCCCCACCTTGTCCTGAACCTATTCCACCATGCCCCAACCCAATCCCACCATGCGAAAATCCTGCCCCATACAATGACAATCCATGTAATTGTGAATCGGATCAATTGATATCTGGATTTGATCAATTTCAAAATGTGATTCAACTGAGACCATGTAACCCAAATGAACCAGCTGTGAATTACATCTACGGTCAAGCTCCTCAGg GATCGGTTTTAATAAAACCTGGTCTAATTCGTTTCCCACCACCTAAACCTATAATTGTGAAGCCGGGAACCGTCAAGCCACCAGCACTGCCTATTATATGGGTCAAGCCAGCTGCGATACGACCTCCGGCGCTCGCCCCGATACGCGTCCAACCTCCACCGGTTCAACCACCAACTCCTCCGTCGATAATGGTCCGGCCACAGCCCGTGTGGCCCCCAAACCCGGAACCAATCATTGTCAGGCCACCCCCTGTAAATCCGCCCACAATACCGAGGATTaag GTAACCCCATCGAGGATCCAGCCTCCACCACCTGATATGCTCATCGTTCAGCCCCAGAAAATAATCGTTACCCAACCCCCAACAATCTGCTTCAAGCCTTCACCCCCTTGCTTTAGAACGTGCGGATGCGCAAGCGTTTCCATATTCAAACCTTATGCCAACCCCATGCCGCCCTGCCCTCCACCATCCCCTTGTGGGTGTCCTGGCACTTAA
- the LOC135194524 gene encoding uncharacterized protein LOC135194524: MVIKVILLFIALFCAAQCNPIVPTICEHIPNVINPGSTTVCESTPNLIGYGSMGLGPLGMNMMPGGTTTVCESTPNFPYGIAPYAPYPAMAGGATTVCETAPNFPYGLTPYTAFNPIPGGATTVCETSPNFSYGPYPYPPFNAMPGGATTVCETAPNFSYGPYTPFNPVAGGASTICETAPNFSHGLAPYGPYPTMAGSTTVCESTPNIGLPMPFSPYANYYNLPLPAAGMATVCESNPNIYGPPYGMLGGLPFGKALPMLGGMAFAL, from the exons ATGGTGATAAAAGTGATCCTTTTGTTTATTG ctCTATTCTGCGCTGCCCAGTGCAACCCCATAGTGCCAACAATCTGCGAACACATACCAAATGTCATCAATCCAGGATCGACCACCGTCTGTGAATCAACTCCAAACCTCATCGGATATGGTTCCATGGGCTTGGGACCCTTGGGTATGAACATGATGCCAGGCGGAACGACAACTGTTTGCGAATCTACGCCGAACTTTCCATATGGTATTGCCCCTTATGCCCCATATCCGGCAATGGCAGGTGGAGCAACAACTGTGTGTGAGACTGCACCGAACTTTCCATACGGTCTTACCCCGTATACCGCTTTCAATCCTATCCCAGGCGGAGCCACGACTGTGTGCGAGACTAGTCCAAATTTCTCCTATGGTCCTTACCCATATCCACCATTCAATGCTATGCCAGGTGGAGCAACAACTGTGTGTGAGACTGCCCCAAACTTTTCCTATGGTCCCTATACACCTTTTAATCCGGTAGCAGGCGGAGCGTCTACCATCTGTGAGACCGCACCGAATTTCTCACACGGTCTCGCCCCGTATGGCCCATACCCAACGATGGCAGGCAGCACAACAGTGTGCGAGTCCACTCCAAATATTGGCCTACCTATGCCATTTAGTCCATACGCCAACTATTACAATTTGCCATTGCCAGCAGCCGGTATGGCTACAGTCTGTGAATCGAATCCCAATATTTATGGACCCCCGTATGGCATGCTAGGAGGACTGCCCTTTGGGAAAGCACTACCAATGCTCGGAGGCATGGCATTCGCCTTGTGA